The Pseudomonadota bacterium genomic sequence CGCCCGAGACGGTCTTCGTCCTGCCGCGAGTGACGGTCTTCAGGTGAATCGACCCGTCGAGCGAGGACTCGTTCCGCGTGAGCTCGAGCTTGCGGCAAGAACGATCATACACATCGATCGTCCCCTCGGGCGGGGCCCAGTCGAGCAGCCGATCGAGCAGGCCGTCGTCCTCCTCGAAAGGGCGCAGCCGGGCGCTCTCCTCCGGCAGCTCGGCGCGCAGCCACGCCAGCGCCTCGGCGAAGGTCATGGCCGGAACGGCAGGCGCCGGCGTCAGCTCGGCGCGCCCCGATACTTCGGTGTCAACGAGCGAAGCGTCGGCAAGCCCAGCGTCCAATTCGGCGTCAATCCCCTCGGGGACCGGTGTCCCGACCTGTACGGCGCGCGGCCCGCACGCTGCGAGCACCATCGAAAAGAGCAGGATCGCTCGCGCCATTCTCAGATGTCGCAGATGCCGGGGCTCGACATGCAGTCGACCATGCAGTTGCAGATCATCTCGCCCTCGCACGTGCCGCCCGTGCAGTCGGCGTCGTCCCAGCACTCGGCGAAGTCGGGGATCGCATGGCAGGTGTCGTCGGCGCCGAGCTCCATGCACTCGTAGCCCTCGCCGCACGTTTCCGGATCGCAACAGGTGCCGCCCACGGAGATGCACGTCCCGGGCGAGTCGGCGACGTAGCAGTCGTAGTCGCACGGGCAGACGTTGAAGCCGTGGCACAGCTCCCCGAAGTCGCAGTCGCCGGACGACCAGCACTGCCCGGCCGACGCCGGCGGCTCCTTGCAGACGCCGTCGGTCCCGATCCCCTGCGGGTAGACGCACTTCGCGGTGAGGCTCGCGCACGGGCAGTCCTCGTTGCAGCAGTACTCGGACACCTCTGAGCAGTCGGCATCGGTATCCGTGTCGGTGTCGGTGTCCGTGTCCGTGTCCGTGTCCGTGTCGGTGTCCGTGTCGGTGTCCGTATCGGTGTCCGAATCCGTATCCGAATCCGTGTCGGTGTCGACATCCGTGTCGGTGTCGGCATCCGTGTCCGTGTCGGTGTCCGTTTCCGTGTCGGAATCCACGTCCGTGTCCGTGTCGGCGCCGGCGTCGCCGCCGCTCCGGCTGTCCTCGGAGCAGGCGGGTAAGAGGACGAAAAGGACCGCAAGGACTATAAGGAGCACCTGTTTCTTCGTGTTTGTCATTTTCCCATCCTACCCCTGATCACGCGTTCCAGTCGATGCCGGCGAACAGGAAGCTCGGGCTCCCTTCCAGCGAACGCTTCATCGCGACGACGTACGGTGGGCGCACCTCGGCGCGCCACCGCGGGTAGCCGCCGCGCCAGACGTAGCGCACGAGCTCGCGGAACACCTCGTGCGTCATCTCCACGCCGTCGATCGAGACGCGGCCGGCGGCGCGACTCGCCGCGAACGAGAGGACGCCCCGGCGCGCGTACCTCCCGATCATCCCGGCGAGCTCGGCCTGCGTCGCGTCCCCCTCGGGCGCCTGTCGGAACTCCTCCGGAGCGACGGGAAACGGGTGGCGACGGTAGGTCTCGCCGATGAAGCCCGTGAAGCGGCGGCCGTGGATGGCGCCCATCAGGTCGCCCACATCCTCCGGGCGATCGATGGTCCACGCGCTCAACGCAGCCTCGATCTCGTCCGCGGCGTTCCCGGCGAGATCGATCAGGAAGGCGCAGAAGTCGGTCGCGAAGAAGAAGCGGTTGTCGAGCAGCAGCATGTCCGAGCGGATGTTGAAGAAGCCGAACGCGAACTCCCCGCGATTCGTCGATTCGAAGCCGAGCGGCATGATCGCCTCGTAGCACGGGATCGTCGGGCTTGTCACCGCGCCGCGAGCGCGTCGAGCACGTCGTCGACGTCGACCTTCCCCGTGGGCCCTTTGATATCCGCGTGCAGCTTGTGCCACGCGAGCCGGAACAGCGTATCGGCCCGAAGGCCGAGGAGCGCCGCCGCGGCGTGCTTCACGGGATCGCCGCCTTTCGCCTCCGCCGACGCGCGCCCGAGCGAGATCCCAAGCCCGAGATCGACCGCCGCGATCGCGGCCTCGAGCGCCTCGACGGGGCGCAGCCTCCCGCGCCGCGAGGCGATCCCGGCGGCGAGGACGTTGGCGAGGTACGCGAGCTCCTCGCTCCTCTCGGCGAACGCCGCCGGCTCGGTCTCGGCGAGGCGGCGCAGCGCGCGGACGAACAGCGGCTCCGTCCGCGCCCTCGGCGAGGCCTCGAGGAGCGGCCCCGCGTCCCCGGCGCGCAGCACGCCCTCGCTCCGGAGCAGCTCCACGAGATCGCTCGGCGCCGCGGCAGCGGCCGGGGCCGGACCGGCTCCCTCTCCCGCCGGCGCCCGCGCGAGCTCGCGGAAGTACGCCCGCGTCAGCGGATCGCGATCCGCCCGGAGATCCGGCGGCGCGGTCCGTGCGAGCTTCAGGAACGCCGCGGCCGCGGACGGCGCGACGTGGCCCTGCGCCGCCCTGCGATCCTCGCGCTCCGCGGCGACGTCCCCCTCGAGCATCTCCTCGGACGTGAGCACCTCGTAGAGGCCGCCGCTCTCCTCGATGTGCTCGGCGCTCATCGCCGCGCACCTCTCGAGCACGCGCGCGAGGGTGTCGTGTTGATCCCGATCGAGCGCGAGGATGGCAGAGAGCACGGCGTCCCAGCCGTCGTGGCGGCGAGACACGATCCTGTACTGATCGAGCTCCTCGCTCAGGCAGCCGGACAGCGCCTTGTCGATGCGGTCGACGTCGTCGCGATCGCAGCTCCCCGTCATCTCGGAGACGAGCGCGTCCATGTCGAGGACGAGCACCTGCCTGTGCAGGGCGAGGGTCACGAGCTCCTCGGGCAGCTCGGCGAGGCGC encodes the following:
- a CDS encoding DUF6178 family protein, whose product is MKRGAGEGMDGMPARLSRTTSGRLLDRILDTPDLPDAVRRLSPASLGALIERIGLEDSGELVAMATVEQLERIFDEDLWRNERPGEEERFDAERFALWLEILLEAGDEPVARRLAELPEELVTLALHRQVLVLDMDALVSEMTGSCDRDDVDRIDKALSGCLSEELDQYRIVSRRHDGWDAVLSAILALDRDQHDTLARVLERCAAMSAEHIEESGGLYEVLTSEEMLEGDVAAEREDRRAAQGHVAPSAAAAFLKLARTAPPDLRADRDPLTRAYFRELARAPAGEGAGPAPAAAAAPSDLVELLRSEGVLRAGDAGPLLEASPRARTEPLFVRALRRLAETEPAAFAERSEELAYLANVLAAGIASRRGRLRPVEALEAAIAAVDLGLGISLGRASAEAKGGDPVKHAAAALLGLRADTLFRLAWHKLHADIKGPTGKVDVDDVLDALAAR